GCTGGCGGACCGTCGCCGACTACTTCGGGCTGGTGAAGTTCGAGCACACCATCTTCGCCCTGCCCTTCGCGCTGATGTCGCTGCTGGTCGCCACCGGCGGCCGCCCTTCGCGGCGCCTGCTGCTGGGCGTGCTGGCGGCGATGGTCGCCGCGCGCAGCGCCGCGATGGCCTTCAACCGGCTCGCCGACCGCGACTACGACGCCCGCAACCCGCGCACGGCCGACCGGCACCTGCCGTCGGGCAGGATCGGCGTGGCCGGCGCCGCGGTGTTCACGCTGGTCAGCGCGGTCGTCTTCGTGCTGGCCGCACGCAGCCTCAACCCCCTCTGCTTCGCCCTGGCGCCGGTCGCGCTCGCGGTGGTTTTGGGCTACTCCTACGCCAAGCGGTTCACGCCTTGGTCGCACCTGTTGCTGGGGCTGGGCCTGGGCATCGCGCCGACGGGCGCTTGGCTCGCGGCCGTCGGCCGCTTCGCCGCGTTCCCGCTGTGGATGTCGGCGGGCGTGATGCTCTGGGTCGCCGGCTTCGACGCGATCTACGGCTGCCAGGACGTCGAGGTCGACCGGCGCGAGGGCCTGCGTTCGCTGGCGGTGCGCTACGGCGTCCCCGGCGCGCTGGGGATCGCCAAGGGACTGCACGTGCTGGCCGTGCTGTGCCTCGCCTTCGCGTTCCGCTCGGCGCCGGCGTTCGGCGTGACGGCGGACCTGGGCCTGTGCGCGCGCCTGGGCCTGGCGGCCATGACGGCGCTGCTGGTCTGGGAGCACAGGCTGGTGCGCGGCGGCGATCTGCGACACATCGACCGGGCGTTCTTCACCATCAACTCCTGGATCGGGATGCTCCTGCTGGCCTTCGTGGCCCTCGACGTCTACGTGGTCTGAGGGCCGTCGCGGCGTCCAGAATCCGACCCCCGTTGCTTCCGTATTGCCCACCCTCCGAGCCGCAGGGAGGCATTCTGCGCCCTTCCGCGACACGACGGAACCCGTCCTGATCAGGACTCCCGGCGGGAGGGGCGACCTCGCCCGGCCGGAGACCCGACGGGCAACCACCGAATCAATCATATAACTATCAAAGAGTTACGTGATACCGCGCCCCGGCATCGGCGGCGGCCGCCTGCCCCGGTCGAGCGACTGCAGGTCCTCTGTCAATATTTCCTCAAGCGGGTACGGGGCTTGCCGAAGGACCCTCGTGAATTCACCCCGGTCCGGCCTTGCGGACCCGACAAGAGCGCCCCCCCGCGAGGGCAAGTGAAAGGGATCTGGAATGAAGACTCGTTACAGCATGCTGGCCGGCGTCCTG
The DNA window shown above is from bacterium and carries:
- a CDS encoding UbiA-like polyprenyltransferase — protein: MKEGRGWRTVADYFGLVKFEHTIFALPFALMSLLVATGGRPSRRLLLGVLAAMVAARSAAMAFNRLADRDYDARNPRTADRHLPSGRIGVAGAAVFTLVSAVVFVLAARSLNPLCFALAPVALAVVLGYSYAKRFTPWSHLLLGLGLGIAPTGAWLAAVGRFAAFPLWMSAGVMLWVAGFDAIYGCQDVEVDRREGLRSLAVRYGVPGALGIAKGLHVLAVLCLAFAFRSAPAFGVTADLGLCARLGLAAMTALLVWEHRLVRGGDLRHIDRAFFTINSWIGMLLLAFVALDVYVV